The following coding sequences are from one Mesorhizobium onobrychidis window:
- a CDS encoding sugar ABC transporter substrate-binding protein, translated as MSFSFRSLIAIAATSAVVVLTATGIALAIDYAAPQPLQPGAQAPITKGAGKDKIRIAYMPPATEFNYYIAIGEGLKTAAAEKGNVETFMLAPQSGADINGQMGMIQDVITQGVDAIVLSTHDEAAAAPLVKQAVDKGISVVIVNSDIANFPTPVHAVVGYSQRKGTHKIGEYLLERLGDKSVKAAVIEGQPGYHSTERVGGFLDAVKGKPNVDIVASIPGGWNVEGGNTAGMDLLQGHPDVDVIFAANDYMIMGAQLAAKSLGRNDLMLLGNDGDTAALEEISKGTVTATVNTTPFVMGQIALQVAIDVLDGNFAGGFVETPTTIVDKANVLPVLQAPDKLYPKPSIQY; from the coding sequence ATGAGCTTCAGCTTTCGATCGTTGATCGCGATAGCAGCGACAAGCGCGGTCGTAGTACTCACGGCGACCGGTATTGCCCTCGCCATCGACTACGCCGCACCGCAACCGCTTCAACCCGGCGCACAGGCGCCGATCACCAAGGGCGCCGGCAAGGACAAGATCCGCATCGCCTACATGCCGCCGGCGACCGAGTTCAACTACTACATCGCCATCGGCGAGGGCCTCAAAACCGCAGCGGCCGAGAAGGGCAATGTTGAGACCTTCATGCTCGCCCCGCAAAGCGGCGCCGACATCAACGGCCAGATGGGCATGATCCAGGACGTGATCACCCAGGGCGTCGACGCCATCGTCCTGTCGACCCATGACGAGGCGGCCGCCGCTCCGCTCGTCAAGCAGGCCGTCGACAAAGGCATCTCCGTCGTCATCGTCAACTCCGACATCGCCAACTTTCCGACCCCGGTCCATGCCGTGGTCGGCTATTCGCAACGCAAAGGCACGCATAAGATCGGCGAATACCTCCTTGAGAGGCTCGGCGATAAATCGGTGAAAGCCGCGGTCATCGAAGGCCAGCCCGGCTACCATTCGACAGAGCGCGTCGGCGGCTTCCTCGACGCCGTCAAGGGCAAGCCGAATGTGGATATTGTTGCGAGCATTCCCGGCGGCTGGAATGTTGAGGGTGGCAACACCGCCGGCATGGACCTGCTCCAGGGTCATCCGGACGTCGACGTCATCTTTGCCGCGAACGACTACATGATCATGGGTGCCCAACTCGCCGCTAAGTCGCTCGGTCGAAACGACTTGATGCTGCTTGGCAATGATGGCGACACCGCCGCTCTCGAGGAGATCAGCAAAGGCACGGTCACCGCGACTGTCAACACGACACCATTCGTCATGGGCCAGATTGCGTTGCAGGTCGCGATCGACGTGCTCGACGGCAATTTCGCAGGAGGCTTTGTCGAAACACCGACAACGATTGTCGACAAGGCCAATGTGCTGCCGGTTCTGCAGGCGCCCGACAAGCTCTATCCGAAGCCGTCGATACAGTATTGA
- a CDS encoding RraA family protein, translating into MLKVFNDFERQPVLLAKFEEVAKCYSASCVFADAQYRQGVMDSEIKPPFPARIVGQALTVQLSPGDLVDPLRAIEMGRDGDIIVVDAGGDRQTSVCGGLMGGLARNRGIRGMIIDGSGRDIDELEAIGWPIWARAITARGTHTMYSGRKDELSINVPIQCGGVPINPGDFVVADTIGVTVVPVASAETVVELAREQAAREQKTREWVAQGKTLEELLNEFGRL; encoded by the coding sequence ATGCTCAAGGTTTTCAACGATTTCGAGCGGCAGCCGGTGCTGCTTGCGAAGTTCGAAGAGGTCGCCAAATGCTACAGCGCCTCATGCGTCTTTGCCGACGCTCAATACCGTCAGGGCGTGATGGATTCGGAGATCAAGCCGCCGTTTCCGGCGAGAATCGTCGGCCAAGCCCTCACGGTCCAGCTCTCGCCGGGAGACCTCGTTGACCCGCTCAGGGCAATCGAGATGGGCAGGGATGGTGACATCATCGTCGTCGACGCGGGCGGCGACCGGCAGACCTCGGTGTGCGGCGGGCTGATGGGCGGGCTCGCCAGGAACCGCGGCATTCGCGGCATGATCATCGATGGCTCCGGCCGCGACATCGACGAGCTTGAGGCGATCGGCTGGCCGATCTGGGCCCGCGCCATCACGGCGCGAGGCACGCACACAATGTATTCAGGCCGAAAGGATGAGCTCTCGATCAACGTGCCAATTCAATGCGGCGGCGTACCTATCAATCCCGGCGATTTCGTGGTTGCCGACACAATCGGCGTGACCGTCGTGCCGGTAGCCAGCGCCGAAACGGTCGTGGAGCTCGCGCGCGAACAGGCAGCGCGCGAACAGAAGACCCGCGAATGGGTCGCCCAAGGGAAAACACTTGAAGAGCTGCTTAACGAGTTCGGTCGTCTTTGA
- a CDS encoding ABC transporter permease — protein MKRLVSNQIVGPLAALLLVAVVVALTTNRFLDVGNLSNLILQVSIVAIVAIGSTIVIFTGGIDLSPGSAIALMTMVFAMAIKFGDVPLPLAILLVLLIGVLLGAVNGVLTAYLRIPSFITTLAALSAFRGIAFMFNNGSPVFSVHPKLEPIFYGSLLGVPLPLFYVVGLYALAFFVMRYTAFGRTIYAVGGNPQAAALSGLNVARTRFLAFVIAGAMAAVGAVLMAARLNSGSPNYGVGMELSAIAAAVIGGASLAGGRGQIVSTVIGALTIVIVQNALNLNAVPASAQNVIIGAIIVTAVGVDMWRGEIGRAFAFIVGPLTLPGQKGKVDQ, from the coding sequence ATGAAGCGGTTGGTGAGCAACCAGATCGTCGGTCCGCTTGCTGCCCTTCTCCTGGTGGCTGTCGTCGTCGCGCTCACCACCAACCGCTTTCTCGATGTCGGCAATCTGTCCAACCTCATTCTGCAAGTGAGCATCGTTGCGATCGTTGCGATCGGCTCGACCATCGTGATCTTCACCGGCGGCATCGACCTTTCCCCCGGTTCGGCCATCGCATTGATGACTATGGTTTTCGCCATGGCGATCAAATTCGGGGACGTGCCGCTGCCGTTGGCGATTCTGCTCGTCCTTCTGATCGGCGTGCTCCTTGGCGCCGTGAACGGCGTCCTCACCGCCTACCTTCGTATCCCGTCGTTCATCACCACGCTCGCGGCGCTCTCGGCGTTCCGCGGCATCGCCTTCATGTTCAACAACGGCTCGCCGGTATTCTCCGTGCACCCGAAGCTCGAGCCGATCTTCTACGGCTCTCTTCTCGGGGTGCCGCTGCCGCTCTTCTACGTCGTCGGCCTTTACGCACTCGCCTTCTTCGTCATGCGCTACACCGCCTTCGGCCGCACGATCTACGCGGTCGGCGGCAACCCGCAGGCCGCGGCGCTCTCCGGGCTCAATGTCGCCCGCACGCGCTTCCTTGCCTTCGTCATTGCCGGTGCGATGGCGGCGGTCGGAGCCGTGCTCATGGCCGCACGGCTCAATTCCGGCTCGCCTAATTATGGCGTTGGGATGGAGCTCTCGGCGATCGCCGCCGCAGTGATCGGCGGCGCAAGTCTCGCCGGCGGTCGCGGCCAGATCGTGAGCACCGTGATCGGCGCGCTTACCATCGTCATCGTCCAGAACGCGCTCAACCTCAACGCCGTGCCGGCGTCGGCCCAGAACGTCATCATCGGCGCCATCATCGTGACCGCGGTCGGCGTCGACATGTGGCGCGGCGAGATCGGTCGCGCATTCGCCTTCATCGTCGGCCCGCTCACCTTGCCAGGACAAAAAGGAAAGGTAGATCAATGA
- a CDS encoding SMP-30/gluconolactonase/LRE family protein, protein MDRAELALDCRNLHGEGILWNHHDRRVWWTDIHGKRLWWLEPSSGASGSIAMADRVCCFAPREKGGFILALAKEVAFFDPGTGELATIHRFEPDKLATRLNDGRTDRQGRFIAGGMNEGSGPEKSTVLRIDPDESVTTIITGVGCANSTCFSPDGRRMYFADTSVGTIWVYDYDPGTGVPGNRQVLNDFKGEPGIPDGSCVDAEGAVWNAEWEGRRVVRILPDGSIDRVVEVPVLKPTCCAFGGPELETLYITTSRLEATREQIAAEPTAGSLFAFKPGVRGVVDAPFAG, encoded by the coding sequence ATGGACAGAGCCGAGCTCGCGCTCGACTGCCGTAACCTGCACGGCGAGGGAATTCTGTGGAACCACCATGACCGCCGGGTCTGGTGGACGGACATCCACGGGAAGCGTCTGTGGTGGCTCGAACCCTCATCAGGTGCTTCGGGTTCAATCGCCATGGCGGACCGCGTCTGCTGCTTCGCGCCCCGCGAGAAAGGCGGTTTCATTCTCGCCCTCGCAAAGGAGGTGGCGTTCTTCGACCCCGGCACCGGCGAACTCGCGACGATCCATCGCTTCGAGCCCGACAAACTGGCGACGCGCCTCAATGACGGCCGCACGGATCGCCAGGGCCGATTCATCGCTGGCGGAATGAACGAGGGTTCCGGACCGGAAAAGTCGACCGTGTTGCGGATCGATCCCGACGAATCGGTAACGACGATCATTACCGGCGTTGGCTGCGCCAACTCGACCTGTTTCTCGCCCGACGGGCGCCGCATGTATTTCGCCGACACCTCCGTCGGAACCATCTGGGTCTATGACTACGATCCGGGCACCGGGGTTCCAGGCAACCGACAAGTCCTCAACGATTTCAAGGGAGAGCCGGGCATTCCGGACGGCTCGTGCGTCGACGCTGAAGGCGCCGTGTGGAATGCCGAATGGGAAGGCCGGCGAGTCGTCCGCATCCTGCCCGACGGGAGCATCGACCGGGTGGTCGAGGTGCCGGTGTTGAAGCCGACCTGCTGCGCTTTCGGCGGGCCTGAGCTCGAGACTCTCTACATCACCACATCGCGACTGGAGGCGACGCGGGAGCAGATCGCCGCCGAGCCGACGGCCGGCTCTCTCTTCGCTTTCAAACCCGGCGTGCGCGGCGTCGTGGACGCGCCGTTCGCCGGATAG
- a CDS encoding 4a-hydroxytetrahydrobiopterin dehydratase, which translates to MTDTLAEKTCTPCRGGVPPLTRDEAQRFQAQAPDWELGDDAHRIQRSFRCRNFRDALALVQEIGELAETESHHPDISFGWGYVTVSLSTKKIKGLHENDFIMASKIDRVFDRSGRPLDRQQ; encoded by the coding sequence ATGACCGACACTCTTGCCGAGAAAACATGTACGCCTTGTCGCGGCGGCGTCCCGCCGCTCACGCGTGATGAAGCCCAACGCTTCCAGGCACAGGCTCCCGATTGGGAGCTGGGTGACGATGCCCACCGCATCCAGCGAAGCTTTCGATGCCGCAATTTCCGGGACGCGCTCGCCCTTGTTCAGGAGATCGGTGAGCTCGCCGAAACCGAAAGCCATCACCCCGACATCAGCTTCGGCTGGGGTTATGTGACGGTTTCCCTGAGCACCAAGAAGATAAAAGGACTGCACGAGAACGATTTCATCATGGCGAGCAAGATCGATCGGGTGTTCGATCGCTCGGGCCGGCCCCTCGACCGCCAGCAGTGA
- a CDS encoding C-terminal binding protein, with product MAEHPKVVITDYDYGNLDIERAVLEAVGARVVGLQAKSEEELAAEAIDCDAMMNQYARIGAKTIERMQRCRVIARYGIGVDIVDVDAATAKGILVTNVRDYCTDEVADHAIGLWLALARKLFQYNAATHEGIWRWQTGQPIHRLKGRTMGIVSFGKIGQAIAERAKGFGVDILVYDPYIEKGVAEAKGARRVGKAEILQNSDYLMMQVPITPETRHFLGAAEFRQVKKGAIIVNTGRGPTIDNRALYRALTEGRIAGAGLDDPEEEPAKLAKWNPSGNPLFSLANVIVTPHTAYYSEESIRVARETAASEVARVLTGGMPLNPVNAVELTRTPARR from the coding sequence ATGGCGGAACACCCCAAGGTCGTCATCACCGACTACGACTACGGCAATCTGGATATCGAACGGGCCGTGCTGGAGGCAGTCGGGGCGCGCGTCGTAGGGCTCCAGGCCAAGTCGGAGGAGGAACTGGCTGCCGAGGCGATCGACTGCGACGCGATGATGAACCAGTATGCCCGCATCGGCGCGAAGACCATCGAACGCATGCAGCGCTGCCGGGTGATCGCCCGCTACGGCATCGGTGTCGACATCGTCGATGTCGACGCGGCGACCGCCAAGGGCATTCTTGTCACCAATGTCCGCGACTATTGCACCGACGAGGTCGCCGACCATGCGATCGGGCTGTGGCTCGCGCTCGCCCGCAAGCTTTTCCAATACAACGCCGCGACCCATGAAGGGATCTGGCGTTGGCAGACCGGGCAACCGATCCATCGGTTGAAGGGACGCACGATGGGCATTGTCTCCTTCGGCAAGATCGGCCAGGCGATTGCCGAGCGCGCCAAAGGCTTCGGCGTCGATATCCTTGTATACGATCCTTACATCGAGAAGGGCGTCGCCGAGGCGAAAGGCGCGCGCCGCGTCGGCAAGGCAGAGATTCTCCAAAACTCCGACTATCTGATGATGCAGGTGCCGATAACCCCCGAGACCCGGCATTTCCTGGGCGCGGCGGAATTCCGCCAAGTGAAGAAGGGGGCAATTATAGTGAATACCGGCCGCGGTCCAACCATCGACAACCGCGCGCTTTATCGGGCGCTGACCGAAGGCCGCATCGCCGGCGCCGGCCTGGATGATCCTGAAGAGGAGCCGGCCAAGCTCGCCAAGTGGAACCCAAGCGGCAATCCGCTGTTCTCGCTTGCCAACGTCATCGTGACGCCCCACACGGCGTACTATTCCGAAGAGTCGATCCGGGTTGCCCGCGAAACCGCCGCGTCTGAAGTCGCGCGCGTGCTGACCGGCGGCATGCCGCTCAACCCGGTTAACGCAGTAGAGCTGACGCGAACGCCGGCTCGAAGATAA
- a CDS encoding antibiotic biosynthesis monooxygenase family protein — MTEIRTGNQPVTQITIVDSEPDKQTEALSVMTERARFMARQPGFISISLHRSLDGRRIVNYVQWQNRDLLRSAHQSPEFRKEWGHFDQLTDEIDPNLYEVAQVIDGGQ; from the coding sequence ATGACAGAGATCCGAACCGGCAACCAGCCCGTCACCCAAATCACCATCGTCGATTCTGAACCGGACAAGCAGACCGAGGCATTGTCCGTCATGACCGAGCGGGCGCGCTTTATGGCGCGCCAGCCTGGGTTCATCTCAATCAGCCTGCATCGCAGCCTCGACGGGCGGCGCATCGTCAACTACGTCCAATGGCAGAATCGCGATCTCTTGCGATCGGCTCATCAATCGCCGGAATTCCGGAAGGAGTGGGGTCACTTCGATCAGTTGACGGACGAGATCGATCCCAATCTGTACGAGGTAGCCCAGGTGATAGATGGTGGTCAGTAG
- the groL gene encoding chaperonin GroEL (60 kDa chaperone family; promotes refolding of misfolded polypeptides especially under stressful conditions; forms two stacked rings of heptamers to form a barrel-shaped 14mer; ends can be capped by GroES; misfolded proteins enter the barrel where they are refolded when GroES binds), producing the protein MSAKEIKFATDARDRMLRGVEILNNAVKVTLGPKGRNVVIDKAYGAPRITKDGVAVAKEIELADKFENMGAQMVREVASKTNDLAGDGTTTATVLAASILREGAKFVAAGMNPMDLKRGIDLAVAAVVKDIQARARKVKSSDEIAQVGTIAANGDVTVGAMIAKAMDKVGNDGVITVEEAKTADTELDVVEGMQFDRGYLSPYFVTNAEKMRVELEDPYILIHEKKLGNLQALLPILEAVVQSGKPLLIISEDVEGEALATLVVNKLRGGLKVAAVKAPGFGDRRKAMLEDIAVLTAGQMISEDLGIKLENVTIDMLGRAKRVLIEKDTTTIIDGAGEKATIQARVQQIKLQIEETTSDYDKEKLEERLAKLAGGVAVIRVGGATETEVKEKKDRIDDALNATRAAVEEGIVAGGGVALLRAKAALTELTGANADMTAGISIVLRALEAPIRQIAENSGVEGSIVVGKLSDSKDHDQGFDAQNEDYVDMIKAGIVDPAKVVRTALQDAGSIAALLITAEAMIADIPQKVSPAMGGAGGMGGMDY; encoded by the coding sequence ATGTCTGCCAAGGAAATCAAATTCGCTACCGATGCCCGCGACCGGATGCTTCGCGGCGTCGAAATTCTGAACAACGCCGTCAAGGTGACGCTCGGCCCCAAAGGCCGCAATGTCGTCATCGACAAGGCCTATGGCGCGCCGCGCATCACCAAGGATGGTGTCGCCGTCGCCAAGGAAATCGAGCTTGCCGACAAGTTCGAGAACATGGGCGCCCAGATGGTGCGCGAAGTGGCCTCGAAGACCAACGACCTTGCTGGTGACGGCACGACGACAGCCACGGTGCTGGCCGCTTCCATCCTGCGCGAAGGTGCCAAATTCGTTGCCGCGGGCATGAACCCGATGGATCTCAAGCGCGGCATCGACCTTGCTGTGGCTGCCGTGGTGAAGGACATTCAAGCCAGGGCCAGGAAAGTCAAATCTTCGGACGAGATCGCCCAGGTCGGCACCATTGCCGCCAATGGCGACGTCACTGTCGGCGCCATGATCGCCAAGGCTATGGACAAGGTCGGCAATGATGGCGTCATCACCGTCGAGGAAGCCAAGACCGCCGACACCGAACTCGACGTCGTCGAGGGCATGCAGTTCGACCGTGGCTATCTCAGCCCCTATTTCGTCACCAATGCCGAGAAGATGCGCGTCGAGCTGGAGGACCCTTACATTCTCATCCATGAGAAGAAGCTCGGCAATTTGCAGGCGTTGCTGCCGATCCTCGAAGCTGTGGTGCAAAGCGGTAAGCCGCTGCTGATCATCTCGGAAGACGTCGAAGGCGAGGCGCTGGCGACGCTGGTCGTCAACAAGCTGCGCGGCGGCCTCAAGGTCGCAGCCGTCAAGGCGCCAGGCTTCGGTGACCGGCGCAAGGCGATGCTGGAAGACATTGCCGTGCTCACCGCCGGCCAGATGATTTCCGAGGATCTCGGCATCAAACTCGAGAACGTCACGATCGACATGCTCGGGCGGGCTAAGCGCGTGCTCATCGAGAAGGATACGACGACGATCATCGACGGCGCCGGCGAGAAAGCCACCATCCAGGCGCGCGTCCAGCAGATCAAGTTGCAGATCGAGGAAACGACCTCGGATTACGACAAGGAGAAACTCGAGGAGCGGCTGGCGAAGCTGGCTGGCGGCGTTGCTGTCATTCGCGTCGGCGGCGCGACCGAGACGGAAGTCAAGGAAAAGAAGGACCGCATCGATGATGCGCTGAACGCCACTCGTGCAGCCGTGGAAGAAGGCATCGTTGCCGGCGGCGGTGTTGCGCTTTTGCGCGCCAAGGCAGCTTTGACTGAGCTTACTGGCGCGAATGCTGACATGACGGCAGGTATTTCGATTGTGCTGAGAGCACTTGAAGCGCCGATCCGCCAGATTGCCGAGAATTCCGGCGTTGAAGGTTCGATCGTCGTCGGCAAGCTGTCCGACAGCAAGGATCACGATCAGGGCTTCGACGCCCAGAACGAAGACTATGTCGACATGATCAAGGCCGGCATTGTCGACCCGGCAAAGGTGGTCCGGACAGCACTGCAGGATGCCGGCTCGATTGCCGCGCTCCTGATCACCGCTGAAGCAATGATCGCGGACATTCCGCAGAAGGTTTCGCCCGCTATGGGTGGCGCAGGAGGTATGGGCGGAATGGACTACTGA
- a CDS encoding lactoylglutathione lyase family protein, which translates to MTAITFSHIGITVPDLERAVEFYSMAFDCYVIMGPTKVSQDDSAIGQMCDDVFGAGWGSFRIAHLSTGDGIGIELFEFPKTRPEKRPFEYWRPGIFHICLQDQHLEERVKRIEALGGRQRMSQVRYYYPGEKPYRMVYCEDPFGNIIELYSHSYELTYSAGAYV; encoded by the coding sequence ATGACCGCCATAACCTTTTCCCACATCGGCATCACTGTGCCCGACCTCGAAAGAGCAGTCGAGTTCTACTCGATGGCCTTCGACTGTTATGTGATCATGGGGCCGACCAAGGTCAGCCAGGACGACAGCGCTATCGGCCAGATGTGCGACGACGTCTTCGGAGCCGGCTGGGGAAGTTTCCGGATCGCTCACCTCTCGACCGGCGACGGCATCGGCATCGAGCTCTTCGAGTTCCCCAAAACTCGCCCTGAGAAGCGGCCCTTCGAATACTGGCGTCCGGGCATCTTCCACATCTGCCTGCAGGACCAGCATCTCGAAGAGCGCGTCAAGCGCATCGAGGCCCTCGGCGGCCGCCAGCGGATGAGCCAGGTCCGCTACTACTATCCGGGCGAAAAGCCTTACCGCATGGTCTATTGCGAGGATCCCTTCGGCAATATCATCGAGCTCTACAGTCACTCCTATGAGCTCACTTATTCGGCCGGCGCCTACGTCTGA
- a CDS encoding co-chaperone GroES gives MKFRPLHDRVVIRRAEGDTKSKGGIIIPDTAKEKPQEGEVIAVGPGSRDESGKLIPLDVKAGDLILFGKWSGTEVKIDGEDLLIMKESDILGIVEKTKAAKKAA, from the coding sequence ATGAAATTCCGGCCACTCCACGACCGCGTCGTCATTCGGCGCGCGGAAGGCGATACCAAATCCAAGGGCGGGATCATTATTCCCGACACCGCCAAGGAAAAGCCTCAGGAAGGCGAAGTGATCGCCGTTGGGCCCGGCTCGCGTGACGAGAGCGGCAAGCTGATCCCGCTCGACGTCAAGGCCGGCGATCTCATCCTGTTCGGCAAATGGTCCGGCACCGAGGTCAAGATCGACGGCGAGGATCTCCTGATCATGAAGGAGAGCGACATTTTGGGCATCGTCGAGAAGACCAAAGCGGCCAAGAAAGCCGCCTGA
- a CDS encoding NADH-quinone oxidoreductase subunit D: MAEAAIRNFTINFGPQHPAAHGVLRLVLELDGEVVKRVDPHIGLLHRGTEKLIEHKNYLQALPYFDRLDYVAPMNQEHAFCLAAEKLLEISVPRRGQLIRVLFCEIGRLLSHLLNVTTQAMDIGALTPPLWGFAEREKLMVFYERASGARMHANYFRIGGVHQDLPPKLLDDIWNFCDPFLKVCDNLDELLTGNRIFKQRNVDIGVISLDDAWAWGFSGVMVRGSGAPWDLRKAQPYECYPEMDFDIPIGKNGDCYDRYLVRMEEMRQSVRIMKQCLEKLRSPEGRGPVALPNQKITPPSRAEMKRSMEATIHHFKLYTEGHHVPAGEVYAAVEAPKGEFGVYLISDGSNVPYRCKIRAPSFAHLQAMDFLCRGHMIADVSAIIGSLDIVFGEIDR, translated from the coding sequence ATGGCCGAGGCCGCAATTCGCAACTTCACCATCAATTTCGGACCGCAGCATCCGGCCGCGCATGGTGTCTTGCGGCTCGTGCTTGAACTCGATGGCGAGGTCGTCAAGCGCGTCGATCCGCATATCGGCCTGCTCCATCGCGGGACCGAGAAGCTCATAGAGCACAAGAACTATCTGCAGGCCCTGCCCTATTTCGACCGGCTCGACTACGTCGCGCCGATGAATCAGGAGCATGCGTTCTGCCTCGCCGCCGAGAAGCTGCTTGAAATATCGGTTCCGCGGCGCGGACAGCTCATCCGTGTCCTTTTTTGCGAAATCGGCCGGCTTCTGTCGCACCTCCTCAATGTTACCACGCAAGCCATGGATATCGGTGCACTCACCCCGCCGCTCTGGGGTTTTGCCGAGCGCGAGAAGCTGATGGTCTTCTACGAGCGCGCTTCCGGCGCCCGCATGCATGCGAATTATTTCAGGATCGGCGGCGTGCACCAGGATCTGCCTCCGAAGCTGCTGGACGACATCTGGAATTTCTGCGACCCGTTCCTCAAGGTCTGCGACAACCTCGACGAATTGCTCACCGGCAACCGTATCTTCAAGCAGCGCAACGTCGACATAGGCGTGATCAGCCTCGACGACGCCTGGGCCTGGGGCTTCTCCGGCGTCATGGTGCGCGGGTCGGGCGCACCATGGGATTTGCGCAAGGCGCAGCCATATGAATGTTACCCCGAGATGGATTTCGACATTCCCATCGGCAAGAACGGCGACTGCTATGACCGCTATCTCGTCCGCATGGAGGAAATGCGCCAATCGGTTCGGATCATGAAGCAATGTCTGGAAAAGCTGCGTTCACCGGAAGGCCGGGGGCCGGTCGCACTTCCAAATCAAAAGATCACGCCACCGTCGCGTGCCGAGATGAAACGCTCGATGGAAGCGACGATCCATCATTTCAAACTCTACACGGAAGGGCATCACGTGCCCGCCGGAGAGGTATACGCTGCGGTCGAAGCACCGAAGGGTGAGTTCGGCGTTTATCTGATTTCCGATGGCAGCAATGTTCCGTACCGGTGCAAGATCCGAGCACCCTCCTTCGCCCATCTGCAGGCAATGGATTTCTTGTGTCGGGGCCACATGATCGCGGATGTCTCTGCGATCATTGGTTCGCTCGACATCGTGTTCGGAGAGATCGATCGTTAA
- a CDS encoding sugar ABC transporter ATP-binding protein, with protein MTKRFPGVVANDSVSLSLVAGRIHGLLGENGCGKSTLVKVLCGVHQPDSGEILCAGQPVVLSDPIAARRAGIATVFQEFSLVQTLSVAENIYLGRLPGNRWRIDWPAMREGARRVLGRIHVAIDPDAIVGELSTAGQQLVEIAKAIAANASMIILDEPTTALGPDEIAELHRLLLRLRDDGRIILYISHRLDEVVELVDEATILKDGRVVSNAAETPVEISAIVLKMVGRVDEHFPKAANATGDALLDVRSIHTSNRVAGASFTVGRGEVFGLGGVLGSGRTEIARALFGVDVLRQGEIRLRGKSLKLLSSRDAIAAGIALVPENRKSDGLFFNFSGLENISIAGLGRITRGAMLDHARERRLAHGLIRSLRITPTAGTALVGELSGGNQQKIVIARWLFAEAELFVLDEPTQGIDVGAKIAVYQLINELTAAGKGVILISSDYDELLAMSDRIGIVSRGRIVAIRDARSLDKADLVKASADQEELAA; from the coding sequence GTGACCAAGCGTTTCCCCGGCGTTGTGGCCAACGATTCCGTGTCGCTCAGCCTCGTTGCCGGGCGGATTCACGGCCTGCTCGGCGAGAATGGCTGCGGCAAGTCCACGCTTGTCAAGGTGCTATGCGGGGTGCATCAGCCCGATTCGGGCGAGATCCTGTGTGCGGGCCAGCCGGTCGTGCTTTCCGACCCGATCGCCGCGCGGCGCGCAGGGATCGCCACGGTCTTTCAGGAGTTCTCGCTCGTCCAAACGCTATCGGTCGCGGAGAACATCTATCTCGGCCGGCTTCCGGGAAACCGATGGCGGATAGACTGGCCGGCAATGCGCGAGGGAGCCCGGCGCGTGCTTGGCCGCATCCACGTCGCGATCGACCCGGACGCGATCGTGGGCGAACTCTCAACCGCCGGCCAGCAACTCGTGGAGATCGCCAAGGCGATCGCGGCCAACGCCTCGATGATCATTCTCGACGAGCCGACCACCGCCCTCGGCCCCGACGAGATCGCCGAGCTTCATCGCCTTCTCCTGCGCCTCAGGGACGATGGCAGGATCATCCTCTACATCTCGCATCGCCTGGACGAGGTCGTTGAACTCGTCGACGAAGCAACGATCCTCAAGGATGGGCGCGTGGTATCGAACGCAGCGGAAACGCCGGTCGAGATCAGCGCCATTGTCCTTAAGATGGTCGGCCGCGTCGACGAACACTTTCCCAAGGCGGCGAATGCCACGGGTGACGCCCTCCTCGACGTGCGCTCCATCCACACGAGCAACCGCGTCGCCGGCGCTAGCTTTACGGTTGGCCGCGGCGAGGTCTTCGGCCTTGGCGGCGTGCTCGGCTCCGGCCGCACCGAAATCGCCCGCGCCCTGTTCGGGGTCGATGTGCTTCGGCAAGGCGAAATCCGGCTTCGCGGCAAATCGCTCAAGCTTCTGTCCTCGCGCGACGCGATCGCCGCCGGGATCGCGCTTGTGCCGGAGAATCGAAAATCCGACGGGCTCTTCTTCAATTTCAGCGGGCTCGAGAACATCTCGATCGCCGGGCTCGGCCGGATCACGCGCGGAGCCATGCTCGACCACGCCCGCGAACGACGGCTTGCCCACGGCCTGATCCGGAGCCTCAGAATCACGCCGACTGCCGGGACGGCGCTGGTCGGCGAGCTTTCCGGTGGCAACCAGCAGAAGATCGTGATTGCCCGGTGGCTGTTCGCGGAGGCCGAGCTTTTCGTTCTCGACGAGCCGACCCAAGGTATCGATGTCGGGGCCAAGATCGCCGTGTATCAGCTCATCAACGAGCTTACAGCCGCCGGCAAGGGCGTCATCCTGATCAGCTCCGACTATGACGAGCTGCTCGCGATGAGCGACCGGATCGGCATTGTAAGCCGCGGAAGGATCGTCGCAATCCGCGATGCCAGGAGCCTCGACAAGGCCGACCTGGTCAAGGCCTCCGCCGACCAGGAGGAGCTCGCCGCATGA